The genomic segment TACAAGCAATTCTCAAACTAGATTTAAACACCAATCAGCGTCAATTGTGGAGTGCTGCACCGGAAGGATTTGTGAGTGAACCTGTATTTGTTCCGCGTCAAAATGCGATCGCAGAAGATGATGGATGGCTGTTAACGGTGGTCTATGATTCCCATCACCATCGTTCAGATATTGTGATTTTGGATGGTCGAGACTTGACTCAAGGAGTGATTGCCCGATTACACTTAAAACATCATATTCCTTACGGTTTACACGGCACTTTTGTAACCCCTTAAGGGAGGAATAATTGTTAAATTTTATAACTTTTAGGTTCTACGTTCTCCTGACCCAGAAAGAGGCGTAGAATTTTTTTATAGGGACTAACCTTGACAAGAGACTGCGGTAAAAGGATGCTTGGCTCAAGCAGAAGATTGGGAAGCGTTGTTATACTTGTCAACAGAGGAATAAATCTGGTATACTTTTTCTCAAAAGTTAATTAATCATTAAATTCTATCACTGGATCTTGGATAAAAATTGATTAGTTAACTTTTTTAGGAAGAGTTTTTATAAAAAAAATTAATAATTTACTTGTTATTAAATTTATTTTTTCTTAAAAATAGAACTTATTTATAAACGTTAATTTTTTGTTTAACTTAGACGTTGTAATCTGCCTTTCAAAAATCGAGACTAAGACAACTTTTTAAACACATCTAAAACACAAGCGTAGCTCATCAATTCCTGAAGAGTGAGCAGATGTGTTAGGCTAAATAACAACTGAATGAGCAGACTCTTAAGCGAGGCAGTACGATGAAATTTAGCATCGTGATTACAACCTATAATCGAATAACTTTACTGAAACGGGCAATTGATTGTGCATTAAATCAAACTGTGCCGTGTGAAGTGGTTGTTGCTGATGATTGTTCAACGGATGGTACTGAAGAGTATGTTCGAGAATTATCGGCATCCTTAAAAACCAAAGAGGATTATCGACTGGTTTATCATCGCAACCTTACTAATCAAGGTCATTCAGCCACGATGAACGCAGGAGTTGCTGTAGCGTCTGGAGAGTGGATTAAACCCGTAGATGATGATGATTATTTAGCAACAGATTGTATTGAAGAAATGATTCAGGCAATTAGTGCCTATCAAATTCATAAAAGTCAAACGTCTACATCCCAAGTTGTGATTTGTTCGTGTCAAGCTGCCCAAGTTGATCCCAGCGAAAAAGAACTTAGTCGAACTCGAATTATTGGCCCTGGAAAAGTTTTTTATATTCCCCAAGAAGACATTCATTATGGAATGCTTCTCGAGCAAATTCCCTTTGGAACGCCCATTCAAGTCGCCTATCGCAAAGACGCATTTATTCACTCCGGGGGATGGGATTCCAGTTTAGATGCTAACTGTGATGATATTGATTCTTGGATTAGAATTTCTCAATTTGGCGATGCCATTTTTATTAATAAATGTTTAGCTTATCGAACAATATGGCCCGGAGCTTATAATCAAAAGATTTCTTTAGAAAAACGACTGGATACAAATATATTAATCAAAGAAAAACTTTATCAACTGGTTCAGAGAGAACATAAAATCCATCTTCCTACTCTTCAAGATATCCGTAATTATCTCAAATTACATTGGAGTATTGTCGCCCTCAAAAAAGCTAAAATAGTGAATGCCTTTTCTTTGTCATCAGCCTCTATTTTATCTCCCAAAGCTTGGAAATTGTTACTGTCTTCCATTTTAAATCGAAAACAGCAATGGTTAAAAATCAAACAATTATTTATGCTCAACAAAGAACCCAAACCTTTAATAAAAAAAATAATTTTGATTGAATAATTTTATGAAATATATTTTGAAAATAGCTCAAACTTTACTGCTAACATACTATGCCTACATGGTTGAATATCGAGCCGAACTATTTTTATGGGCATTGTCTGGTTCCTTGCCTTTTATTTTAATGGGAATTTGGATTAAAGCCTCCCAAACCCAAAATATTGAACTGAGTGAACTTGAATTTGCTCGATATTTTTTAGCCGCCTTTATTGTTAGACAAGCTAATGTTGTTTGGGTCATTTGGGAATTTGAAAAAGAAGTCGTTCAAGGGAAACTATCCCCTCGATTATTACAGCCCATTGATCCCGTATGGCATCATTTTCTCAGCCATATTGCGGAACGATTTGCTCGTCTTCCCTTTATTGCAGGGCTAATTCTTTTATTTTTTGCCCTTTATCCTCAATCCTTTTGGATACCCAGTTTAGGACAAAGCTTATTATTTTTATTAATCTTAATCCTGGCTTTTATGCTGCGATTTATTATTCAATATACCTTGGCTTTATTTTCCTTTTGGACAGAACGAGCGAGTGCTATTGAACAAATTTGGTCTTTACCTTATTTATTTCTATCAGGAATCATTGCGCCTTTAGAAGTGTTTCCGCCCTTGATTCGGGAACTGACCTTATGGACTCCCTTTCCCTATCTGGTTTATTTTCCAGCTTCTATTATTGTAGGATTTCCCGTTGATATAGTTCGAGGTTTATTGATGATATTCTTGTGGGGAACCTTATTTTTTATCATCAATCGTTGGTTATGGAAACAAGGACTAAAACAATATTCAGGAATGGGGGCCTAAAAGTAGTGAGTCCTTCAGGACTCTGTTTCTAAGAAAAAGCCCTAAAGGGCTTACTACGATTTAATCGGTTTTATTAATATAATGAAATGCATCTTAAATCAATCATCAGGACTAGATCAACATGAGACTCCTTCATACGATGTTACGGGTCGGAAACTTAGACCGCTCTCTCAAGTTTTACTGCGATATTTTAGGAATGAAACTGCTGCGTCAAAAAGACTATCCAGGGGGTGAATTTACGTTAGCTTTTGTGGGTTATGGTGATGAATCCGAGCAGAGCGTGATTGAGTTAACCTATAATTGGGGGGTAGAACAGTATGAAATCGGCACAGGTTATGGTCATATCGCCCTGGGTGTCGATGATATTTACCGAACTTGTGAACAAATTAGATCCGCAGGGGGTAAAATTACTCGTGAACCTGGCCCCATGAAACACGGAACAACAGTTATCGCCTTTGTGGAAGATCCCGATGGTTATAAAATTGAACTGATTCAGTTAGGAACTCAGGGGTCTAATTCTGAAAAAGAAACTGCTGTTACTGCTTCGACAGCATCTTAATTAAACCCGCCTTAACCTTCCCCTTATTCAGGGGAGGGACAGAATTTTTAAAGTAAATTTTTGTTGAGGAGATTTCATCAGGATTGATCAATCATTAATCTACAACATGAATTAATCCTCGCCGAAGGCGTTCAAAGACTTGATCAATATAGGAATGTTCTTCTAAGCTTAAGTCGTTTTTGGAGAGTAATAACGACATCAGGACTCGTTGGTCACTTCGGGTGATTTTGCGCGAAGAAAAAATTTGATTCACCAATCCTTCGATACTAACTGTGGATTCACTCACCAACATGGGTATCACCTACACGCAGCTGATCTTGGTTCTTATTATTCCTTCAATTCCCCTCTTTGGCAGTGACGCAAAAACCCCTATAGGTGTGATCAAATTCACAGTTTAACTGTGATTCTTATCAATACTGCTAACTCCTAACTTCTAGTCAGCAGATAGCAAAAACCCTGAAAATATTTTATGATAGCGACAACGCCCTTTTTTGCCATCTGTCCTATGAAACAGAGAATGATAGCTGGTGTTGCTTTGTTAGTGGTACTGAGTCCTCTAACTCCAGCAAAAGCAGAAAATTTAGAAGAAACTCAAAAACTTCTCGCCACAAAACAATGTCAGAACTGTGATCTCAGTGGTGCGGGTTTGGTACTGGCTAATTTAGTCGGTGCTAATCTCAATGGAGCCAACCTGGTAGGTGCTAATCTCAGTCGCTCAAACCTAACAGGGGCAGATCTGCGAGGGGCTAACTTGACTGGAGCGAGTTTATTTGGGGCTAACTTAACGGGTGCCAATCTCACAGGGGCTATTCTTAATGGAACAGATTTAAGAAGTTCCTAT from the Planktothrix tepida PCC 9214 genome contains:
- the gloA gene encoding lactoylglutathione lyase — its product is MRLLHTMLRVGNLDRSLKFYCDILGMKLLRQKDYPGGEFTLAFVGYGDESEQSVIELTYNWGVEQYEIGTGYGHIALGVDDIYRTCEQIRSAGGKITREPGPMKHGTTVIAFVEDPDGYKIELIQLGTQGSNSEKETAVTASTAS
- a CDS encoding ABC transporter permease, with product MKYILKIAQTLLLTYYAYMVEYRAELFLWALSGSLPFILMGIWIKASQTQNIELSELEFARYFLAAFIVRQANVVWVIWEFEKEVVQGKLSPRLLQPIDPVWHHFLSHIAERFARLPFIAGLILLFFALYPQSFWIPSLGQSLLFLLILILAFMLRFIIQYTLALFSFWTERASAIEQIWSLPYLFLSGIIAPLEVFPPLIRELTLWTPFPYLVYFPASIIVGFPVDIVRGLLMIFLWGTLFFIINRWLWKQGLKQYSGMGA
- a CDS encoding glycosyltransferase family 2 protein, which translates into the protein MKFSIVITTYNRITLLKRAIDCALNQTVPCEVVVADDCSTDGTEEYVRELSASLKTKEDYRLVYHRNLTNQGHSATMNAGVAVASGEWIKPVDDDDYLATDCIEEMIQAISAYQIHKSQTSTSQVVICSCQAAQVDPSEKELSRTRIIGPGKVFYIPQEDIHYGMLLEQIPFGTPIQVAYRKDAFIHSGGWDSSLDANCDDIDSWIRISQFGDAIFINKCLAYRTIWPGAYNQKISLEKRLDTNILIKEKLYQLVQREHKIHLPTLQDIRNYLKLHWSIVALKKAKIVNAFSLSSASILSPKAWKLLLSSILNRKQQWLKIKQLFMLNKEPKPLIKKIILIE